Below is a genomic region from Sinobacterium norvegicum.
CTCGATATCATCGAGGGCGAACTACGCTTGGCGCTGCCGTCTGACCTGGGCCGAAATATTATCAGCCCCTGGCTCGATGAACTGCTGGCCACCCACCCCAAACTCAGCCTGAGAACCAACCTCAGCGACAGCCATATCGACTTCTACCGGGATGCGGTCGATGTCGCGCTGCGCTACGGCTCCCCCAAGGACAGCAGCCTTTATGGCTTTAAGATTTGCACCGTACCCGGTGTCCTGTGTGCCAGCCCCGACTACTTAAGCCGCTGCGGCACACCGACACAGCCACAGGATTTACTCAGCCATAACGGGCTGTTTTATCAACTCTATGACATGACCCACGATGTCTGGCAGTTCAGCCACGACGGCCGCAGCCAAAAAATCAAAATGAGCGGCAACAGGGCCTCCAACGATGGCGACCAGGTCAGGCGGTGGTGCATCGATGGCCAGGGTGTGGCGATTAAATCCTGCCTCGATATGTCGACCGATCTACTGAACAAAAAAGTGGTCAATGTGATGCCAGACTATCGCCCCAAAGCGAGCGAGCTGTGGCTGATCTGCCCCAGTCGACAATCGATTACGCCGGCGGTCAGACTGTTGCGCGACACCCTGCAACAGCACTGTGCCGCGCTGCTAAAAGCACTGGCCAGCGAGGGAATTTTGTCGCAGGAACAGATCCGTTAGCCTCTTTCTAACGTATTACCTGTAGTGACACGCTTTGATTACGCAGTGCCCCCCCTTACCTGAGGCACTGACAAGCGTCACCAAACCGTATAAACTATACGATCGTATAATAAAATAATTATGAAACATACATGACAGCAAAACAGTGGATGATATACGGCGCCAGCGGCTATACCGGCGGCCTCTTAGCGGATTATGCCGTTGCCCGCGGCGACCGCCCGGTGTTGGCCGGTCGCAACCGGCAGAAGGTTGCCGCCATTGCCGA
It encodes:
- a CDS encoding LysR family transcriptional regulator: MKDSLIIIDNMLLADLDVIVKIAECRSITAAATLLDMRVATASAALKRVEKSLGAELFVRTTRRLRLSAAGERYLPQCQLALETLAQARQNMQQELDIIEGELRLALPSDLGRNIISPWLDELLATHPKLSLRTNLSDSHIDFYRDAVDVALRYGSPKDSSLYGFKICTVPGVLCASPDYLSRCGTPTQPQDLLSHNGLFYQLYDMTHDVWQFSHDGRSQKIKMSGNRASNDGDQVRRWCIDGQGVAIKSCLDMSTDLLNKKVVNVMPDYRPKASELWLICPSRQSITPAVRLLRDTLQQHCAALLKALASEGILSQEQIR